In Orenia metallireducens, a genomic segment contains:
- a CDS encoding PTS sugar transporter subunit IIA, whose product MLSQYLKGNINFLDEVSSWEESIKVAAKPLLKKGFITDKYIQSMIKNVYDNGPYMVIVPRIAMPHAQDKEGVIKTGISFLKLKKPVLYPEGKEVNISVVLAAEDNSGHLELIADLSSILADEEVRNKFENVESEEELIKIIKTVE is encoded by the coding sequence ATGCTAAGCCAATATTTAAAAGGGAATATAAATTTCTTAGATGAAGTTTCTTCTTGGGAAGAATCTATTAAGGTAGCTGCAAAGCCATTACTCAAAAAAGGCTTTATCACTGACAAATATATTCAGTCTATGATTAAGAATGTTTATGATAATGGACCATATATGGTTATAGTTCCTAGAATTGCTATGCCCCATGCACAAGATAAAGAAGGTGTAATAAAAACAGGTATATCTTTTTTAAAGTTGAAAAAACCTGTACTTTATCCTGAAGGAAAGGAGGTAAATATTTCTGTTGTTTTGGCTGCAGAAGATAATTCAGGACATTTAGAACTAATAGCTGACCTATCTTCTATATTAGCTGATGAGGAGGTGAGGAACAAATTTGAAAATGTGGAAAGCGAAGAAGAGTTAATCAAAATTATCAAGACAGTGGAGTGA